In Anopheles arabiensis isolate DONGOLA chromosome 2, AaraD3, whole genome shotgun sequence, the genomic window ATTTTACATAGTACACATCGAACGCAATGTTGTAGATTGTAGATTGTAGATGATGTAAATTTCTACACGTATTTGACAAATCTCAAACTACTATCGACTGCTATtgacaaaaagaaaatacaaagTAAACATGTTTGTAGTAACAAGAGGGAAACGATCAAATCCACACACTTAAAGTGGTGTAATGCCTTGTTCCCtgaaacagaaacaacatATCGGCAAGCACGTGTTCTGTAAGTGTGTTTaaaattccaccaaaaacGAAAGCGCACTGAGGAAAACCTTCAGTTATTTTAAACCCGATGTTCGAAAAACGGTTTGAATTCCTTGTTCATCCCCTTTCAGAAATGAACACCGATGCGCACAACAAATGGGCGTCGTTCTCGTTTGTGTTCGCCCCAGTCAGTGGGCGTGTTCGTCCTTTGATTCATTCGAAGTGTTCATTTCAAAATGAACTTGTTTCGTGCGAATATCACCGGTGCGGAGGATGGATGAAAggattttaaaaaatgtaagctaatacgtaggactgactatccagctatggtaacaataagtcactgaaagccaagctcacttcactagtgggtaccgGCAGGCCTTGaacgacaacggttgttgtgccaatgaagaagaagaagaagctaaTAAGTaggtttattatttaattgaaaacataCGAGAAACGATGCGTTATTCCTTTTTGACGAATATTATTGAAGCATATTATATAAAGAGATTTTTTGTATAATATAAAATTCCAATTGGAGTGATTCAACACATATGAAAAGCAATAAGATTGGTTTTctatcaaaataaaatcccaaaaacaacatcaatatttttctaaTTCCTTATTTATGGATGTTTTTTATATGTCTACTTTTTATAGTAAACCTACTAACTTACCTAAATTACTAAACGAAAAGAACAATCCTTGCTCAATACAATCCGAACAGTTGAACCGCAAATAAGCATAATTTTTTTTGGCTCAAGGTTGACTTCTATTCTGGCAGAACGACATTTACACATTTATAGCTAGAGCAACTTCCCAACTGTTGCATTAAACGTCTGTTTCAAATGTTTCAATATTTCGCGCATGTGTACGATGCGGCAGATCTTCACGCTCGGTGCGCTGTAAAGGCGAGTAGACCGTCAgttacaatttaaaatttaaactttttcCATCCTATTTGCATTTCTTTCCAAAGAAGCCGCTTCGTCTGTTAGCTAAGGTTATCCTGATTTATTTCTCTACTGTATTCGAtgtgatgtttgtacacaatGCCAAAATAGTAATCCTTTTCGTTTATAAGTAAGACTAGgtgaatttaaatattttataaatgacAAATCCTGCTACACTCAAGTGTTGCGTTCCGAAACCGTAATTACATCGTCATAGCAGTGTAATTATTGGTCCAACCCCACTACATACGCTAGAGATCTTTTATGCaatcaatttaatttcttACCTTACGCGTCCCTTTTAAATATTTCGTTCTTTAAAGCATTAAAACATCCTATTACTTAAGTACACTGCCCTCAAATGCGTGTTTCCCTCCGTACATCCGATTTGTGCCTTCGTTGCCTTGTGATTAACTCAatcgtttttaaattattaaacttacgttttcgttttcttaacagggtttcacactttatctcaagaccgcgggacccGTTACAAGTGTTACGGGTAAGATAGATTCAggaaggggtcccgcggtcttgagataaagtgtgaaaccctgtaatacatACATTCACACCACTCGCCGTTATTGCACCGAGTGTTATTGCTCTCGGGAAAGTACCGCGACGGGTATCGGTATCAATATGTGTGTCAAAGAAAAGCTTCAAAACTTTTGAATTTCATTCTCCACACTAACTTCACTCCTGTCGTTGTTTGCATTTGCCGCTGAAGGTTGCTCCTGTGACACGCTGTGGTTCGAGTTCTGGGGTCGATTTTGTTCCACGAACGATTGAATAGCACGATCTTCGGCCTGCTGCTCCGCCTGCATTCGTTTAAATTCCTCAATCTCGTAGCTGTACTTGGGGGTCGTAATGCCCAGAAACGAGGCAAGCCCTTCGCCGACGTAATCGCATCCCGCCAGCACGGTATTGCCCAGCTTGCACGTTTTGTACCGCATCCACTCGCTCCAGTTCAGCTGGGACTAAAACAGAATAAAACAGACGTTAATTAATAACTAAAATTAGAACACAACGACTTGCAATAGCAAATGTAAACTATTCACAGCATGAATCACTCTCCCCTACCAGGCCAACGCAAGCCACACACCCAGGTACGCAGTGACAGCGATGTCAAGGTCTATCATGGATAAACAACGGTTGCtaagaagaaaagagagacCTGTCCGAAAAAGGCGCTTCCCGTCCGGCTACCATTTACGGTGGGGCAAAAGTAGCACCGAAGCTGCCATTGCCACATGCACGGGCTTACCTCATCCACTGGCGCGGGTTCCGCACGGTCCACTTGGTCCTCCTCGTCATCGCTGTACTCTTCCAGTGTGCCATCGCTAAAATGCAATACCTTTTTCGGCGCCCGCACACGCACCTCAACGTCCTTTTCGTTTTGAATGAAGCCTTCCGATGCTTCGGCTTTGGTTTTGAGCGGAATTTCCACTTTCGTCATCTTTGTGCCGGTGGTTAGTgttagctgctgctgttaaaGTTCGTTAGTTATTTTACACCTGTTTTGGAAGAAATACCGAGCACAGCGCGCAGAGAAATTACGTTTTTATGCTACGCAATTTTcgctttgttcgtttgttgtcacaacaaaataatgtaGAAGAGCAgcggcacacacactcgaTTATCCGTGGCtagtgatgggcgtttcgtagcgcaccaacggctccggactatCGGTTCAGTACccacattttcgagcacgaataatcgggaattcgagcaaattcctttaaactggagccttaaacttcccttaaactgcaccagtttaagggaatttggaAAAAGTCCAGTAAAATCAAATGTGATGcggttttttcgttgctttctgcTAGATTCGatcggaaatgatgtttcctatcgttatagttggtcatGAAGCAATTTTATACTGAAATaatatcgattttttataaaataaactcacacaaaatttgcttttgttgttcatCAAATACCAAagctatgaatgaaaaatgagctcgacaGCATCATccatcgatagaagaaagtctaatttacgaacacacTAAATCttagcgctttcaacacacttgatcacacacaaatccacaatttcaggcggaccgagtactaatcgagcagatatggaaaaacaatttcgagcaaatgtcgcTTGGGTTGGCACCTAGTCCCTATACCCATTTTggttttgcccatcactattCGTGGCCTTACACGAACGAACCGTACTAGCTGATGTCACGCAGTGTTGCCAAACTGTTCGCGAAGGaatcaattattaaaaaaactgtTTACCTGCTGACCTGCAGTGTGCCAAAATTTTCCTTTATATGTGTTATTTGGAGGTAAATTAAAGTATGTTCTGATTTTAAAAGTAACATCTTCCAAACAAAATAGTTAAACAGCTGAATTGTCTTTCAAAAATTTCAAACCATCTCTTCAACCCGAAAAGGAGCAGGCTTTTGCTACTCGGTCTATTGAAGCTTGCTTCAACACCGaattccttccttttctttcctcAGCAATCTGCGCAGAAGTAAGCTTGCACCAACCCACGGTCTCCGGTACGGGATCACATCCTCCAACTAATGACTTTATTTAACGGACTTCCGCTGCCGCTTATTTACAGTTCACAGAAGCCACCCGGTGTTCAGTTCTTGGCCGAGGGCTGCGGGATGCGGAACTTGGACATCTCAATCTCAGCCTCAAAGTAGCTCGTCTGGTTGTAGCTAAAGTATTCCGGCACCTTGTACGTTCCGGTCCGTTCCGCTCCCGGGCCGACCGGGCCATCCTTCTTCGCAACGCACCGCGAGCTTAGCCCAGGAACAtcggctggtgctgctgccggagcGGCTGGCCCCTTGGGACCGGCGGAGGACGACGATGGGGCACTGTAAGCGCGGGCGGCCACCAACTTAACGAGAATGTCGTTTTTTAGCAAAATTTGTCGGATCATCTCGGGGCAGGGCTTTATTTTCACGATTAATGCGAGTCGTGCGACGAACTAGCTGCGACGGcagaaatgaaatcaaaacattgaTTATCCAATCCAGAGCGACGTTCGTTGACGGATGATCCACCGCACCAGAACCGGGTTGGCCAGCGGACATGGTCATAGACATTCGTGTGACATTTTGCCGAAGGGATATCAGGAAAAACTTCCCTATTTCGAAGGAGcataaatcatttattttgaagcaattgTGTTCCTGCTAAATAAAAAATTGGTAAGTGTTTACCTTTTCCGAGCATCGATTTGCTATAGGAGAACTGTAGCGAAATTTGCACATTTTCCATAGCAACCGAGAAAGTACCGAGGACTCGTTGGTTATTTTGAAACATTCTCGATACAATACAGCTTGCCCTCgaaatacgctattaatgcggaGAAACGAAAAATACGCGAAAAAAACCGCGCTTGTCTAATTTTGCGATTTTCTATCAAAATTATGTAATTTTCATGCAGTTTTGCTTGTAGTGAGTGGTTAAGATCACTACATTAATCAACTGTCGGACtttaaggtaaaaaaaaacaatcagatggtttttgttataatttttcCCAAGTTATTTCAATGCAGGTAAAGATGTGCAATCCAAATACGCAAAGCAGGTTATTGAGAAAAGGTCAATCGATCGGAACCAATGTAAAATTcgtaaaatattgtttcaaaaGAAATCAATAATTTACTTAATTACTTGCTTGCTTACTTACTAATTAACTGTCGCAAGcgttcaacttttttttaaaaaaaaatttaacttgaaagtaaatttatttttcatttttttataattgatGCGTTAAATCAGTACATTTTGCTGAAAAagcgtaaaaataaaaaaaaaactgtgcatATCAGACCCACGTATTTTGAGGGGAAATCCTATATTGAACAATATTTGGCGTTTATTGATCGTGCTTCGTGAGTTGCAATATGCGTTAAAACAAACtaatttttaacgatttattttaaaataataaacagaTTTTATATCATGTTTATTCAAAATTTATTCCACTTATTAGACGCAGTTTTCAAAAGAAAATCCATGTATAATTTACATACAACTTTTTCCCCCTCACACAATCAttgtaaactattttttatGAGAAATGATAAACAGATTATAATCATTAATTTATAATAAACTCTCGAATAGGATACCTTTTTCGCAAATTTTATAAAGTATCAAAGTCACTGTAATTTTATGAATGACGATTAGAGAATTCGTTTTAAAGTCagctgtttaaaaaatataaattctcCCTTTTTAGAAATTTAGatacaattattttatatttaattaataTGTTATTAACTGCAATCATTTATTCATTGAaaaatcatttcttttttttcccaGCTCTTTTCGATTGGAAACAATTAACGATCTGGTATAAgagaaatgatttaaaaaatgaattcaTTAACACTAGGTATTAAATTGAATAGAAAGCTCCGTTTTTGAAAAGTGAGCCTAGCTGCgtttcttcaaaaaaaaaaactcctctgCACTTCTAATGTAATTCACATGAGCGTTAGCATACCAGCTTGTTTAATCTTGAGTGCAGTCacaattaaaaatagaaaatacaGCACATACCAAGAAGGAAAGGACATTACgaaccaacacaaacacattcctCACGCTGGAAGTcgataaacattattttaaaaagcaaagaaaacagGATGCACAGACAGCTGGCCAATGTAAACTGTTTACACCCTTGCTCTTAACCTCGTGGTAGGCATggtgacgacgatgatggtgatgacgatgatgatggttgtcCATAATGTCGTCGTACGTCGCGTATTGTGCGGATTATTCGAGTCGGGTTAATTTTGTGAATTCGCCATCGCCTCAAAACGTCCCCCAGCCGCGTGTGTTGAGTGAAATTGTGCGGTGCAGCGTTCGGTGCGCGTAAAGGGAATACCAACCATGTGGTGCTGAGAGAAAAACATCCATCCAGTTGGTGCGTaaaacgtgtgcgtgtgtgtgtgtgtgtgcatgtgtgttatTTCGTTTGATGACGGGTTTCAGTAAACCTCTCCTTTCCTTATCAGCTGTTGCGCTGCAGTGAAGGATAAGCAGATAACAAGGTGTAGAGAGGCATTTGCATTTACACAGTTTACACAATTCTCACAACCTCAGCAAAGGTGAACCAAAATGTCCTCCGATGGAGACGATTACGATGTGCTCGTCTTTGGATCGTGCATAGTGGATTTTATAAGGTTGGCcagtttttctttgttgttgtgtgcgttCCTCACCAcgaccagtgtgtgtgtgtgtgaagtttAACGATCCTGTTCTGTTGTTGCTCCCTCCAACCCATCCAGCTACGTGCCGCGTTTGCCCAAGGTCGGCGAAACCCTCCATGGCACCCGGTTTGCGACGGGCAATGGTGGCAAGGGCGCGAACCAGTGTGTGGCCGCCgcccggctcggcagccgtaCCGCTTTCTTCGGCAAGCTGGGTGATGATCCGTGGGGTGCGGCCTACCGCACTGCCCTGGCCGCGGAAGGTGTCAACGTGGAGCAGGTCGATCTGCTGCCCGGCGAAAGCACCGGTATCGCACAGATCAACGTAGCCGACAATGGGGACAATCAGATCGTCATCGTGACCGGTGCGAACAAACGTCTCGCCCCGGTCGATGCATTTCGCCGGCCGGAACTTTTCAAGCGGGCGCGCGTGCTGGTATGCCAGCTGGAGACACCGATCGATGGGACGATCGCTGCCATGCAATCGTTCCGGGGCATCTCGATCCTGAATGCGGCCCCGGCGGAAACGAATCTGCCCCGTGTGATACTATCCCTCCCGAGCATATTCTGCGTGAACGAAACGGAAGCCGCACTAATAGCGGGCATGCCGAGTGTTGCCGACGTTCAGTAATGTCTTCGTTCTTGAATGGAGTGACTGCCCGCGCTCACCACACGACTGCTGCTAATGCAAACGCTGCCATTCCTTTGCAGACAGGCGAAAGTGGCCACCCGCAAGCTGCAGACCATGGGATGCAAAACGGTCATCGTTACGCTGGGCGAAAAGGGAGCCGTCTTTGCGCGAGCACTGGACGATAATGGCGACGGACAAGTGTACCACGTGAAGCCGCTGAAGGTGGACAAGGTCGTGGATACAACGGTAAGTGGCCTGGTGCGATACGGCGGCGCCCTGGCTGTCCGCAATCTCGTATGCATGCGTTGTTCTTTTATTTGCCTTATCATTAAATCTGCAGGGTGCTGGTGATGCATTTATCGGTGCACTGGCGCATTGCCTAGCGAACTATCCCGATGCAAAGTTGGGCAATTGTATTGCGGCCGCCAATCGGGTGGCCGCATGGTCCGTACAGAAGCCCGGCACACAGAGCAGCTTTCCGCGGGCGGATGAGATAGAGCTGCCGGCCGATTTGGCCACCCTGCAGGACCAGTGGGGCTGTGTTTGAGCCGTACTCACCATACCCACCCGGAGAGCGTGGTTTTCATTACTTTTTGTGTCTCTTTATTTGGGATCGATTTTTGTCAGCTAACAAGAGTTGAAAtaaagttttgtttgaaattagtCCGTACAGCCACGAATCCTTTTTCTTCCAATTACATCTATACGCAAAGGGCACGTGCGTGTTAGTTCactgtttgtgtatgtgtagttttgtagctaaaaaaaaaaataagaaactaAACTTTCCATTCAAACGCAGAATCTTGCTGTCGTTCCTTTACACGCCGCACCAGAAGAGGGGCTTATTATACTTATCGAGCGATATTGCATGCGTGTATCATCCCCTCCCCGTAATATATACCAACTATAGTACCGCACTCTCTATCTTAACCGATAAGGGCCACAAGTTCGACCATGTACGAACGATTTCTTCACACAGTGTTTTTTacgggttttgtttgttaatgcTGAGTTGAAAACAGGCACAGCTTGTAACACATTTCTCGCTAGCGCACGGATCGAACGCGAAAATGGGGCGCAAACAGTTTGAATTTCTGTTGGTCCGCAGGTGTGCAAAGCGATctgtaaaaagaaaagaaaaaagcattatttaaaaaaattgcatttaaatttaaatctaaTGTTTCCAATTATTTGCTACCTTTGGGACAATGTGTGTCCCAAGTACCAAGGTGTATAGAGCAGGCGAAGGTAATTGGATCCAAAATTTTAATCTGATTTTTATGAATCAATGATGACAGTCAGGGTTTATGCATTATCATGTGTgctcataaattttcaaacaatctGACCAAGGTTACTACAATGGATTAAAAGCGGACCGTCGCGCGGCAACAATTTGAACGTGTGCCGGGTCCtagttttttttcccccgccttgaattcaattcaaaatttaaCTTAAAAAACAACTCATATTGTTTGTGTTACTGGCGCGAGTTCGAATTTTAAAATGGTCAGCGGAagattgtttatttaaaattaatgtttcgAGCGATTTTGCGTAAAGCGCCGATTTTCGAATGCTCAGATTCACAATCCGCAATGGCACTACTACAAGTAGTACACCTCATTATCTGTACAGcccattattttaaaaacaaagacaTGCGTTGTTTGTACTGGTAGTGCTTTGCTTTTcatggaaaataaaagcacTACACCTCCTTCTGTACGGGATATTTACCTTGAACATTTGTACAAAGCAtaacaaatgaaacaacagTTTGTTGTTCTTCCGCCGAGTGATCCCGCGGCCCTTATTTACATTATTACGGGATCTTTGCTAACGGCGACGCGCCTGGTACCGCCGGAAGCATCCCGCATCTGTAGACGCGAGGGCGGCTGCAGCTGGATGCAGCTGTGCTTCAGATCGACATGGTCCACGATCTGCAGCAGCGTTTCGATATCCTCGATCGTGTCTATCCGGCTCGGGGCCGCCATCAGCTTGCAGCTCTGCCCGTTCACGTTCAGCGTGTAGGTGTCGCCGCGGAAGGTGACCGTCCGGTCGAACTGCACGTTAAACTTGCCGGGCGAAGCCGCCTTCCGGCGGAACATGATCTTGCTCGGCTCGTAGTTTGCCTTGTCCTCCTCGCTGATCGTCACGTCCTGTATCTTGCCAGCGAACAGAAGGTCGCCCTCGCCCGCAGGCACTTTGCGCTTTTCCAGCAGCGTGCGGAA contains:
- the LOC120897082 gene encoding uncharacterized protein LOC120897082 — its product is MIRQILLKNDILVKLVAARAYSAPSSSSAGPKGPAAPAAAPADVPGLSSRCVAKKDGPVGPGAERTGTYKVPEYFSYNQTSYFEAEIEMSKFRIPQPSAKN
- the LOC120896495 gene encoding protein FAM177A1; amino-acid sequence: MTKVEIPLKTKAEASEGFIQNEKDVEVRVRAPKKVLHFSDGTLEEYSDDEEDQVDRAEPAPVDESQLNWSEWMRYKTCKLGNTVLAGCDYVGEGLASFLGITTPKYSYEIEEFKRMQAEQQAEDRAIQSFVEQNRPQNSNHSVSQEQPSAANANNDRSEVSVENEIQKF
- the LOC120897078 gene encoding ribokinase, which produces MSSDGDDYDVLVFGSCIVDFISYVPRLPKVGETLHGTRFATGNGGKGANQCVAAARLGSRTAFFGKLGDDPWGAAYRTALAAEGVNVEQVDLLPGESTGIAQINVADNGDNQIVIVTGANKRLAPVDAFRRPELFKRARVLVCQLETPIDGTIAAMQSFRGISILNAAPAETNLPRVILSLPSIFCVNETEAALIAGMPSVADVQQAKVATRKLQTMGCKTVIVTLGEKGAVFARALDDNGDGQVYHVKPLKVDKVVDTTGAGDAFIGALAHCLANYPDAKLGNCIAAANRVAAWSVQKPGTQSSFPRADEIELPADLATLQDQWGCV